The proteins below come from a single Diadema setosum chromosome 21, eeDiaSeto1, whole genome shotgun sequence genomic window:
- the LOC140244277 gene encoding cullin-3-B-like isoform X1 — MSNSMKAPPPKKDSRMRIRAFPTNMDEKYVASIWNLLKNAIQEIQRKNNSGLSFEELYRNAYTMVLHKHGERLYTGLRDVVTEHLVDKVRVDVLKALNNNFLQTLNAAWNDHQTAMIMIRDILMYMDRVYVQQNNVDNVYNLGLKIFRDQVVRYGNIRDHLRQTLLDLVMRERRGEVIDRLAVKNACQMLMVLGIDSRSVYMEDFERPFLEQSADFYRMESQNFLAENSASVYIRKVEARINEEAERAIHYLDKSTEDPIVKVLEEELICKHMRTIVEMENSGVVHMLKNNKKEDLACMYKLFKRVTNGLETMCRCVSAYLREQGKALVQEEEGGKNPIQYVQDLLELKDRFDMFLRDSFGTDRKFKQTISGDFEYFLNLNPKSPEYLSLFIDDKLKKGVKGLSEQEVENILDKSMVLFRFLQEKDVFERYYKQHLAKRLLLNKSVSDDSEKNMISKLKTECGCQFTSKLEGMFKDMTLSNTFMDEFKVHVQSAQINMYGVDLNVRVLTTGFWPTQSAKPQCNVPTQARNAFEAFKRFYLTKHTGRQISLQPQLGSADLHATFFGAKKEGGKSEERRHIIQVSTYQMCVLMLFNVKEQWTYEEMCSETDIPSKDLIRALQSLALGKPTQRILVKEPKGKEIENPHTFSVNDAFTSKLFRVKIQTVAAKGESEPERKETRTRVDEDRKHEIEAAIVRIMKSRKKMQHNVLVAEVTEQLKSRFLPSPVVIKKRIESLIEREYLARAPEDRKVYTYVA; from the exons ATGAGTAACTCAATGAAAGCACCGCCACCAAAGAAGGACTCTCGTATGAGAATTCGTGCCTTCCCA ACAAATATGGACGAGAAGTATGTGGCAAGCATCTGGAACCTGCTCAAAAATGCTATCCAGGAGATCCAGAGGAAAAACAACAGTGGCCTGAGCTTTGAGGAGCTGTACCGCAACGCATACACCATGGTCCTTCACAAGCACGGGGAAAGGTTGTACACAGGACTTAGAGATGTAGTCACAGAGCATCTGGTCGACAAG GTGCGAGTAGACGTTCTCAAGGCACTCAATAACAACTTCCTGCAGACGTTGAACGCGGCGTGGAACGACCACCAGACAGCAATGATCATGATCAGAGATATTCTCATGTACATG GATAGAGTGTATGTTCAGCAAAACAatgtggacaatgtgtacaACCTTGGTTTGAAGATCTTCAGAGACCAGGTGGTCAGGTATGGGAACATCAGGGACCATCTACGACAGACGCTGCTGGACCTCGTCatgagagaaagaagaggagaagTCATTGACAG ACTAGCGGTAAAGAATGCCTGTCAGATGCTAATGGTTCTTGGCATCGACTCAAGGTCGGTGTACATGGAAGACTTCGAGCGGCCTTTCCTGGAGCAGTCTGCCGACTTCTACAGG ATGGAGAGTCAGAACTTCCTCGCAGAGAACAGCGCATCGGTGTACATTAGGAAAGTTGAGGCTCGCATCAACGAGGAGGCTGAGAGGGCTATCCATTACCTAGACAAGTCAACGGAAGACCCTATAGTGAAG GTTCTAGAGGAAGAATTAATTTGCAAGCACATGAGGACAATTGTAGAG ATGGAAAATTCTGGAGTAGTACACATGTTGAAGAACAACAAGAAAGAAG ATCTGGCGTGCATGTACAAACTGTTCAAGCGGGTGACCAACGGGCTGGAGACAATGTGTCGGTGTGTGAGTGCGTACCTCAGGGAGCAGGGAAAGGCCCTGGTGCAGGAGGAGGAAGGCGGAAAGAACCCCATCCAGTACGTCCAG GACCTGCTAGAGTTGAAGGACAGGTTTGACATGTTCCTCAGAGATTCGTTTGGCACGGACCGCAAGTTCAAGCAGACCATCTCGGGCGATTTCGAGTACTTCCTCAACCTCAACCCCAAGTCGCCGGAGTACCTCTCATTGTTCATCGACGACAAGCTGAAGAAGGGCGTGAAAGGG CTGAGTGAGCAGGAGGTGGAGAATATTCTGGACAAGAGCATGGTGCTGTTCCGCTTCCTACAGGAGAAGGATGTCTTTGAGCGGTACTACAAGCAGCACCTCGCCAAGAGGCTACTGCTCAACAAGAGTGTCTCAGATGACTCCGAGAAGAACATGATCTCAAAGTTAAAG ACGGAGTGTGGATGCCAGTTCACCTCAAAGCTGGAAGGCATGTTCAAGGACATGACGCTATCAAACACCTTCATGGACGAGTTCAAGGTCCACGTGCAATCTGCCCAG ATCAACATGTATGGAGTTGACCTCAACGTCCGTGTATTAACGACAGGGTTCTGGCCAACTCAGTCAGCAAAGCCACAGTGCAATGTACCCACGCAAGCAAGGAATGCTTTTGAAGCATTCAAAAG GTTCTATCTAACAAAGCACACAGGCAGACAAATATCCTTACAACCCCAGCTAGGCTCAGCGGATTTACATGCAACTTTCTTTGGGGCCAAGAAG GAGGGGGGCAAGAGTGAGGAGAGGAGGCACATCATCCAGGTGTCCACCTACCAGATGTGCGTGCTGATGCTCTTCAACGTCAAGGAGCAGTGGACGTACGAGGAGATGTGCTCCGAGACGGACATCCCCAGCAAGGACCTGATCCGGGCCCTGCAGTCCCTGGCCCTGGGCAAGCCCACCCAGCGCATCCTGGTCAAGGAGCCCAAGGGCAAGGAGATTG AGAATCCTCACACGTTTTCCGTCAACGATGCTTTCACGTCAAAGCTCTTCAGAGTGAAGATCCAAACGG TGGCAGCCAAAGGTGAATCAGAGCCAGAGAGGAAAGAGACGAGAACGAGAGTTGACGAGGATCGCAAGCATGA GATTGAAGCAGCCATCGTGAGGATTATGAAGTCAAGAAAGAAGATGCAGCACAATGTTCTCGTGGCGGAG GTGACAGAGCAGCTTAAGTCGAGGTTCCTACCAAGTCCTGTGGTCATCAAGAAGAGGATAGAAAGCCTGATAGAACGAGAATACCTCGCAAGGGCACCCGAAGATAG GAAAGTTTATACCTACGTAGCATGA
- the LOC140244277 gene encoding cullin-3-B-like isoform X2 — translation MRGTLHALYVTCAYCYDRVYVQQNNVDNVYNLGLKIFRDQVVRYGNIRDHLRQTLLDLVMRERRGEVIDRLAVKNACQMLMVLGIDSRSVYMEDFERPFLEQSADFYRMESQNFLAENSASVYIRKVEARINEEAERAIHYLDKSTEDPIVKVLEEELICKHMRTIVEMENSGVVHMLKNNKKEDLACMYKLFKRVTNGLETMCRCVSAYLREQGKALVQEEEGGKNPIQYVQDLLELKDRFDMFLRDSFGTDRKFKQTISGDFEYFLNLNPKSPEYLSLFIDDKLKKGVKGLSEQEVENILDKSMVLFRFLQEKDVFERYYKQHLAKRLLLNKSVSDDSEKNMISKLKTECGCQFTSKLEGMFKDMTLSNTFMDEFKVHVQSAQINMYGVDLNVRVLTTGFWPTQSAKPQCNVPTQARNAFEAFKRFYLTKHTGRQISLQPQLGSADLHATFFGAKKEGGKSEERRHIIQVSTYQMCVLMLFNVKEQWTYEEMCSETDIPSKDLIRALQSLALGKPTQRILVKEPKGKEIENPHTFSVNDAFTSKLFRVKIQTVAAKGESEPERKETRTRVDEDRKHEIEAAIVRIMKSRKKMQHNVLVAEVTEQLKSRFLPSPVVIKKRIESLIEREYLARAPEDRKVYTYVA, via the exons ATGCGAGGGACATTGCATGCCCTGTATGTTACATGTGCATACTGCTAT GATAGAGTGTATGTTCAGCAAAACAatgtggacaatgtgtacaACCTTGGTTTGAAGATCTTCAGAGACCAGGTGGTCAGGTATGGGAACATCAGGGACCATCTACGACAGACGCTGCTGGACCTCGTCatgagagaaagaagaggagaagTCATTGACAG ACTAGCGGTAAAGAATGCCTGTCAGATGCTAATGGTTCTTGGCATCGACTCAAGGTCGGTGTACATGGAAGACTTCGAGCGGCCTTTCCTGGAGCAGTCTGCCGACTTCTACAGG ATGGAGAGTCAGAACTTCCTCGCAGAGAACAGCGCATCGGTGTACATTAGGAAAGTTGAGGCTCGCATCAACGAGGAGGCTGAGAGGGCTATCCATTACCTAGACAAGTCAACGGAAGACCCTATAGTGAAG GTTCTAGAGGAAGAATTAATTTGCAAGCACATGAGGACAATTGTAGAG ATGGAAAATTCTGGAGTAGTACACATGTTGAAGAACAACAAGAAAGAAG ATCTGGCGTGCATGTACAAACTGTTCAAGCGGGTGACCAACGGGCTGGAGACAATGTGTCGGTGTGTGAGTGCGTACCTCAGGGAGCAGGGAAAGGCCCTGGTGCAGGAGGAGGAAGGCGGAAAGAACCCCATCCAGTACGTCCAG GACCTGCTAGAGTTGAAGGACAGGTTTGACATGTTCCTCAGAGATTCGTTTGGCACGGACCGCAAGTTCAAGCAGACCATCTCGGGCGATTTCGAGTACTTCCTCAACCTCAACCCCAAGTCGCCGGAGTACCTCTCATTGTTCATCGACGACAAGCTGAAGAAGGGCGTGAAAGGG CTGAGTGAGCAGGAGGTGGAGAATATTCTGGACAAGAGCATGGTGCTGTTCCGCTTCCTACAGGAGAAGGATGTCTTTGAGCGGTACTACAAGCAGCACCTCGCCAAGAGGCTACTGCTCAACAAGAGTGTCTCAGATGACTCCGAGAAGAACATGATCTCAAAGTTAAAG ACGGAGTGTGGATGCCAGTTCACCTCAAAGCTGGAAGGCATGTTCAAGGACATGACGCTATCAAACACCTTCATGGACGAGTTCAAGGTCCACGTGCAATCTGCCCAG ATCAACATGTATGGAGTTGACCTCAACGTCCGTGTATTAACGACAGGGTTCTGGCCAACTCAGTCAGCAAAGCCACAGTGCAATGTACCCACGCAAGCAAGGAATGCTTTTGAAGCATTCAAAAG GTTCTATCTAACAAAGCACACAGGCAGACAAATATCCTTACAACCCCAGCTAGGCTCAGCGGATTTACATGCAACTTTCTTTGGGGCCAAGAAG GAGGGGGGCAAGAGTGAGGAGAGGAGGCACATCATCCAGGTGTCCACCTACCAGATGTGCGTGCTGATGCTCTTCAACGTCAAGGAGCAGTGGACGTACGAGGAGATGTGCTCCGAGACGGACATCCCCAGCAAGGACCTGATCCGGGCCCTGCAGTCCCTGGCCCTGGGCAAGCCCACCCAGCGCATCCTGGTCAAGGAGCCCAAGGGCAAGGAGATTG AGAATCCTCACACGTTTTCCGTCAACGATGCTTTCACGTCAAAGCTCTTCAGAGTGAAGATCCAAACGG TGGCAGCCAAAGGTGAATCAGAGCCAGAGAGGAAAGAGACGAGAACGAGAGTTGACGAGGATCGCAAGCATGA GATTGAAGCAGCCATCGTGAGGATTATGAAGTCAAGAAAGAAGATGCAGCACAATGTTCTCGTGGCGGAG GTGACAGAGCAGCTTAAGTCGAGGTTCCTACCAAGTCCTGTGGTCATCAAGAAGAGGATAGAAAGCCTGATAGAACGAGAATACCTCGCAAGGGCACCCGAAGATAG GAAAGTTTATACCTACGTAGCATGA